A genomic region of Paramormyrops kingsleyae isolate MSU_618 chromosome 19, PKINGS_0.4, whole genome shotgun sequence contains the following coding sequences:
- the LOC140581074 gene encoding trace amine-associated receptor 13c-like produces the protein MNISLELETYQYCYPAANGTCVKSSYSGLARFALYVFFALGMTVTITGNLVVIISIAHFKQLHTPTNMLVMSLALADLLLGAVVMPFSMIRSVEGCWYFGDSFCSLHSTFDMFLSNVSIFHLISIAVDRYQAVCNPLRYHDTVTIAVAWLMVALSWAAAASYCYSLLYSKGSVTGLDGYITSINCLGSCTLLFNVLWSTLNTLIGFFLPCSVMMGLYIKIFLVARQHVRQLGDMNQQPCFKEVNGKRKTHNSERKAAKTLGIVVGAFILCWMPLFLSSLLDPYIDFATPPVLYEGFIWLGYFNSTLNPIIYGLFYPWFQKSLKLIISLKIFASHSSNTSVFPES, from the coding sequence ATGAACATTTCGCTAGAGCTGGAAACATACCAGTACTGCTATCCAGCAGCTAATGGAACGTGTGTTAAAAGTAGCTACTCTGGACTTGCCAGGTTTGCCTTGTACGTGTTTTTTGCGTTGGGGATGACCGTGACCATCACGGGGAACCTGGTGGTCATCATCTCCATCGCGCACTTCAAGCAGCTGCACACACCGACCAACATGCTGGTGATGTCACTGGCCCTGGCCGACCTGCTTCTGGGGGCCGTCGTGATGCCCTTCAGCATGATCAGATCAGTGGAAGGCTGCTGGTACTTTGGAGATTCTTTCTGCTCATTGCACTCAACTTTCGACATGTTCCTTTCAAATGTTTCAATATTTCACCTGATTTCCATTGCGGTTGATCGATACCAGGCAGTTTGCAATCCTCTGCGGTACCATGACACAGTGACCATTGCTGTGGCTTGGCTGATGGTAGCGTTGAGCTGGGCTGCAGCTGCTTCTTACTGCTACAGTCTCCTTTACTCTAAGGGCAGTGTGACAGGTCTAGATGGATACATCACTTCCATAAATTGCTTGGGGAGCTGCACCCTTCTGTTTAATGTGCTATGGAGCACCCTAAACACTCTGATTGGATTTTTCCTGCCATGTTCGGTCATGATGGGCttgtacattaaaatatttctgGTAGCCAGACAACATGTCAGACAGCTTGGAGATATGAATCAGCAGCCATGTTTTAAAGAGGTAAATGGGAAGAGGAAAACTCACAACTCAGAGCGAAAGGCTGCAAAGACCCTTGGCATTGTTGTAGGCGCCTTCATACTCTGCTGGATGCCTTTGTTTCTCAGCTCCCTACTTGACCCCTATATTGACTTTGCAACTCCTCCTGTTCTTTATGAAGGTTTTATCTGGCTGGGTtattttaattccactttaaaTCCTATAATCTATGGACTGTTTTACCCGTGGTTTCAAAAGTCATTAAAACTCATTATATCTTTAAAGATTTTTGCTTCACATTCCTCAAATACAAGTGTTTTTCCTGAAAGTTGA